From Desulfovibrio sp., the proteins below share one genomic window:
- a CDS encoding molybdenum cofactor biosynthesis protein MoaE translates to MDINKTLQELKARPGFTEHVGMMLVHNGVVRGWSRNDRSPVTSVDITPDRKKMAAIVAEMEQRPGIFAIVADAEEGLLKPGDDVLFLVVAGDIRENVKAVFAELLDRIKAEAVIKQEHLQD, encoded by the coding sequence ATGGATATTAACAAAACTCTTCAGGAACTCAAAGCCCGTCCCGGCTTCACCGAGCACGTGGGCATGATGCTCGTTCATAATGGCGTGGTACGGGGCTGGTCCCGCAACGATCGCTCCCCGGTCACTTCGGTAGACATCACGCCCGACCGGAAAAAGATGGCCGCCATTGTGGCCGAGATGGAGCAGCGCCCCGGCATTTTCGCCATTGTGGCCGATGCCGAGGAAGGCCTGCTCAAACCCGGCGACGACGTGCTCTTTCTGGTTGTGGCCGGCGACATACGCGAAAACGTCAAGGCCGTCTTTGCAGAGCTGCTGGACAGGATCAAGGCCGAAGCCGTCATAAAGCAGGAACATCTGCAAGACTGA
- a CDS encoding DVU0772 family protein, producing the protein MSQLKDFALYDIDWNLTPEHAVTMYLEWGNNDWHSEYPPVRSKDDVAHYFVVDSWQSPPMVRLVRRNSERADDLISLPLPKNLMAEFRKEHGDWRGISAPTPEVKSWLKHELEQD; encoded by the coding sequence ATGTCGCAACTAAAGGACTTTGCACTTTACGATATAGACTGGAACCTGACCCCGGAGCATGCTGTAACCATGTACCTTGAATGGGGCAATAATGACTGGCATTCGGAGTATCCTCCGGTTCGTTCCAAGGACGATGTGGCCCACTATTTTGTTGTGGACAGCTGGCAGAGTCCCCCCATGGTGCGGCTGGTTCGGCGCAACTCCGAAAGGGCTGACGATCTCATCAGCCTGCCGCTGCCCAAGAATCTTATGGCTGAATTTCGTAAGGAGCATGGCGACTGGCGAGGCATCAGCGCGCCGACTCCTGAAGTTAAGTCCTGGCTCAAGCACGAGCTTGAGCAGGATTAG
- the mdlC gene encoding benzoylformate decarboxylase: MVMTIREATFKLLRQLGLTTIFGNPGSTEETFLKDFPKDFRYIHTLHEASAVGAADGYAQATRRPALVNLHTSAGVCNAMSNILSARMNQTPLIITAGNQTREMLLMEPWLTNVQPAELPKPWVKWSYEPVRAEDVPAAFMRAYAMALQPPAGPVFLSIPLDDWDKPAMGEPVARCVAPRIGPDPERIAKFADVLSKAKNPALIYGAAIARGNGWKQAIALAEKLNAPVWAAPASERPPFPEDHPLYAGGLPFAIGPLAKKLDGHDVAIVIGAPVFRYYPYVKGPYIPEKLHLLHISDDPEETGRAPVGDSMLCDAVLALEALEARVKARTSAPKVKKQAQRMAPQPAAPEPCQCNMLTALELFKTLHEATPDETVLVVESPSNLGELHAAWPVKLPDTLYTFASGSLGWNLPASVGIALAERDSGRNRPVLAIIGDGSMQYSVQGLWTAAQLELPILFVIPKNSEYAILKSFAALEKTTGVPGLDLPGLDLVSLARGYGCEALRIENADGVRKACAQAFKRSGPTLLEVPILPTIPSLL, from the coding sequence ATGGTTATGACAATCCGAGAGGCAACCTTCAAGCTTTTGCGCCAACTGGGCCTTACCACCATCTTTGGCAATCCCGGCTCCACGGAAGAAACTTTTCTTAAAGATTTCCCCAAAGACTTCCGCTATATACATACGCTTCATGAAGCTTCCGCCGTCGGCGCCGCTGACGGCTACGCCCAGGCCACCCGCAGGCCGGCGCTGGTGAATCTGCACACCTCGGCCGGAGTGTGCAATGCCATGAGCAATATTCTTTCGGCCAGGATGAACCAGACGCCCCTGATCATCACGGCGGGCAACCAGACCCGCGAGATGCTCCTCATGGAGCCGTGGCTCACCAATGTGCAGCCAGCGGAACTGCCCAAGCCCTGGGTCAAGTGGAGTTACGAACCTGTGCGGGCGGAGGATGTTCCCGCGGCCTTTATGCGGGCGTATGCCATGGCATTGCAGCCCCCGGCCGGGCCTGTATTTCTGTCCATCCCCCTTGACGACTGGGACAAACCCGCCATGGGCGAACCAGTGGCGCGGTGCGTGGCGCCCCGCATCGGGCCTGATCCCGAGCGCATCGCCAAATTTGCCGACGTGCTCTCCAAGGCCAAAAACCCCGCGCTTATCTATGGTGCGGCCATTGCCAGGGGCAACGGCTGGAAGCAGGCCATTGCCCTTGCCGAAAAGCTCAATGCCCCCGTTTGGGCGGCTCCCGCTTCGGAGCGGCCCCCCTTCCCCGAAGACCACCCCCTTTATGCCGGGGGCCTGCCCTTTGCCATTGGGCCGCTGGCCAAAAAACTCGACGGTCACGATGTGGCCATTGTCATCGGCGCGCCGGTTTTTCGCTACTACCCCTACGTGAAAGGCCCCTATATTCCAGAAAAACTGCACCTGCTGCACATTTCTGACGACCCGGAAGAAACCGGACGCGCTCCTGTGGGCGACAGCATGCTCTGCGACGCTGTACTGGCGCTGGAAGCGCTGGAAGCCCGCGTCAAGGCGCGCACCTCTGCCCCCAAGGTCAAAAAACAGGCCCAGCGCATGGCCCCGCAACCAGCCGCGCCCGAGCCTTGCCAATGCAATATGCTGACAGCACTGGAGCTTTTTAAAACCCTGCACGAAGCCACCCCTGACGAGACCGTTCTGGTGGTAGAATCGCCGTCCAACCTCGGCGAGTTGCACGCGGCCTGGCCGGTGAAGCTGCCAGACACTCTCTATACCTTTGCCAGCGGCAGCCTTGGCTGGAACCTGCCCGCCAGCGTGGGCATTGCTCTGGCAGAACGCGACAGTGGCCGCAACCGTCCGGTTTTGGCCATTATTGGCGACGGTTCCATGCAATATTCTGTTCAGGGACTCTGGACGGCGGCACAGCTTGAACTGCCCATTCTCTTTGTCATACCCAAAAACAGCGAGTACGCCATCCTGAAATCCTTTGCCGCCCTGGAAAAAACCACCGGCGTCCCCGGTCTTGACCTGCCCGGCCTTGACCTCGTCTCCCTTGCCAGGGGCTATGGCTGCGAAGCCCTGCGCATCGAAAACGCGGACGGCGTGCGCAAGGCCTGCGCTCAGGCTTTCAAGCGTTCTGGCCCCACCCTGCTTGAAGTTCCCATCCTTCCCACCATTCCTTCCCTGCTGTAG
- the secA gene encoding preprotein translocase subunit SecA: protein MFGFLFKKIFGSKNERYLRRLRPLVQRINALEPQMQELADEDFPPRILQYKDAVQQEGQSLDALLPEVFALVREASRRVLGMRHYDVQLIGGMVLHKGKIAEMKTGEGKTLVATLPVVLNALSGKGVHVVTVNDYLAKRDSAWMGQLYGFLGLTTGVIVHGLDDEERKQQYAADITYGTNNEFGFDYLRDNMKFYGHQLVQRGHNYAIVDEVDSILIDEARTPLIISGASDESVGFYRTVDEIVRRLQPEHYTIDEKARTAMLTDEGVAYCEEMLKVDNLFDPANITAQHHVMQSLKAHQIFKRDVDYIVQDDQVVIVDEFTGRLMAGRRYSDGLHQALEAKEGVTIAAENQTLASITFQNYFRLYEKLSGMTGTADTEAVEFHQIYNLEVISIPPNRPMVRKDYPDLIYRSRQEKFDAIVEAITELHKKGQPVLVGTISIETSEMLSHRLSKLGVPHNVLNAKQHEKEAEIVAQAGQAGKVTIATNMAGRGTDIVLGEGVVDLGGLHILGTERHESRRIDNQLRGRSGRQGDPGSSRFYLSLEDDLMRLFGSDRIKGLMEKLGLRDGEAIENAMVTRAVEGAQKRVEAHHFEIRKTLLDYDNVMNQQREVIYALRREIMVEADLDPVMDEFMNDVLDDVYGSIENVPVDDQDGLRQAAFARLRDVFNLDRVLPENARLPEREECAPLVHKILDSLRAETGDSYRDIQRYFMLEELDRSWKEHLRNMDALRDGIGLRGYGQRDPKLEYKREGFELFQSMLFQIRESVFRALTRIRVAPAEPVVDAIEVAPEEAAPQGQPLAREFRHKERASSLSYSGGGDADASNTPAKAAPRIGRNDPCPCGSGKKYKKCCGVDK from the coding sequence ATGTTCGGCTTTCTTTTCAAAAAAATATTCGGCAGCAAAAACGAACGTTATTTGCGCCGTCTGCGCCCCCTTGTGCAGCGTATCAATGCCTTGGAACCACAGATGCAGGAATTGGCGGACGAGGACTTCCCCCCCCGCATTCTCCAGTACAAAGATGCCGTCCAGCAGGAAGGCCAGAGCCTGGACGCCCTGCTTCCCGAGGTATTCGCCCTGGTGCGCGAGGCTTCGCGCCGCGTGCTGGGCATGCGCCACTATGACGTGCAGCTTATCGGCGGCATGGTGCTGCACAAGGGCAAAATCGCCGAAATGAAGACTGGTGAAGGCAAAACCCTTGTGGCCACCCTGCCGGTGGTGCTCAACGCGCTGTCGGGCAAGGGCGTGCATGTGGTCACGGTCAACGACTATCTGGCCAAGCGTGACTCGGCCTGGATGGGCCAGTTGTACGGCTTTTTGGGGCTGACCACGGGCGTCATCGTTCACGGTCTTGATGATGAAGAGCGCAAGCAGCAGTACGCCGCCGACATCACCTACGGCACCAACAACGAGTTCGGTTTCGACTATTTGCGCGACAACATGAAGTTCTACGGCCATCAGCTGGTGCAGCGCGGCCACAATTACGCCATTGTGGACGAAGTGGACTCCATCCTCATTGACGAAGCCAGAACGCCGCTCATCATTTCCGGCGCTTCCGACGAATCCGTGGGCTTTTACCGCACTGTGGACGAAATAGTCCGCAGGCTCCAGCCCGAGCACTACACCATTGACGAGAAAGCGCGCACCGCCATGCTTACCGACGAGGGCGTGGCCTACTGCGAAGAGATGCTCAAGGTCGACAACCTCTTTGACCCCGCCAATATCACGGCGCAGCATCACGTCATGCAGTCGCTCAAGGCGCACCAGATTTTCAAGCGCGATGTGGACTACATCGTGCAGGACGATCAGGTGGTCATTGTTGACGAATTTACGGGCCGCCTCATGGCTGGCCGCCGCTATTCCGACGGCCTGCACCAGGCCCTGGAAGCCAAGGAAGGCGTGACCATCGCCGCTGAAAACCAGACGCTGGCCTCCATCACCTTCCAGAACTACTTTCGCCTGTACGAAAAACTTTCGGGCATGACGGGCACGGCCGACACCGAAGCCGTGGAATTCCACCAGATCTACAATCTGGAGGTCATCTCCATTCCGCCCAACCGGCCCATGGTGCGCAAGGATTACCCCGACCTCATCTACCGCAGCCGTCAGGAAAAGTTCGACGCCATTGTGGAAGCCATCACCGAGCTGCACAAAAAAGGCCAGCCCGTGCTTGTGGGCACCATTTCCATTGAAACGTCCGAAATGCTTTCGCACCGCCTGAGCAAGCTGGGCGTTCCCCACAACGTGCTCAACGCCAAGCAGCACGAAAAAGAAGCCGAAATCGTGGCTCAGGCCGGTCAGGCGGGCAAGGTCACCATTGCCACCAACATGGCCGGACGCGGCACGGACATCGTGCTGGGCGAAGGCGTGGTGGATCTGGGCGGCCTGCACATCCTCGGCACCGAGCGGCACGAAAGCCGCCGCATCGACAACCAGTTGCGCGGCCGTTCAGGCCGTCAGGGCGACCCCGGCTCCTCCCGTTTTTACCTGTCGCTTGAGGACGACCTCATGCGTCTTTTCGGCTCTGACCGCATCAAGGGCCTGATGGAAAAACTGGGCCTGCGTGATGGCGAAGCCATTGAAAACGCCATGGTCACCCGTGCGGTTGAAGGCGCGCAAAAGCGCGTTGAAGCGCATCACTTTGAAATTCGTAAAACCCTGCTGGATTATGACAACGTCATGAACCAGCAGCGCGAAGTCATCTACGCGCTGCGCCGTGAAATCATGGTGGAAGCCGACCTTGACCCGGTCATGGACGAGTTCATGAACGACGTGCTGGACGACGTGTACGGCTCCATTGAAAACGTGCCCGTGGACGATCAGGACGGCCTCCGTCAGGCGGCCTTTGCCCGCCTGCGCGACGTATTCAACCTTGACCGCGTGCTGCCCGAAAACGCCCGCCTGCCCGAACGCGAGGAGTGCGCCCCCCTGGTGCACAAGATTCTTGACAGTCTCAGGGCCGAAACCGGCGACAGCTACCGCGACATCCAGCGCTACTTCATGCTTGAAGAGCTTGACCGCAGCTGGAAGGAACACTTGCGCAACATGGACGCCCTGCGTGACGGCATAGGACTGCGCGGCTACGGCCAGCGCGACCCCAAGCTGGAATACAAGCGTGAAGGCTTTGAACTGTTCCAGTCCATGCTCTTCCAGATACGCGAGAGCGTGTTCCGCGCCCTGACCAGAATCCGCGTGGCCCCCGCCGAGCCTGTGGTGGACGCCATTGAGGTGGCCCCCGAAGAGGCCGCGCCTCAGGGCCAGCCCCTTGCGCGTGAATTCCGCCATAAGGAGCGGGCCAGCAGCCTGTCCTACTCCGGCGGCGGCGATGCAGATGCCTCCAACACCCCGGCCAAGGCCGCGCCCCGTATTGGCCGCAACGACCCCTGCCCCTGCGGCAGCGGCAAAAAGTACAAAAAGTGCTGCGGCGTGGATAAATAG
- the gcvPB gene encoding aminomethyl-transferring glycine dehydrogenase subunit GcvPB: MKTIFAKSVPGRSAFCLESDAPKAADMLPAGLLRKEEPRLPQCSELDVVRHFTGLSKLNYCVDANFYPLGSCTMKYNPKFTEYVASLPGFTRLHPMLAQLGSGVGCTQGALECVYQAENLLCELTGMKAFTLQPMAGANGEFVGVKLIAAYHKAKGRNRQKILIPDAAHGTNPASAALAGFETINIESRDGMVDPDAIVAAIQKHGEDVAGLMMTCPNTLGLMEVHLPRIVAELRKIDALLYYDGANMNAIMGKMRVGDVGFDVVHLNVHKTLSTPHGGGGPGAGPVGVGERLIPFLPAPRVRKGPDGMFTLDYNVPQSIGYMGPFYGSFGILIRALAYMMRLGAEGLTRASEYAVLNANYLKKRLEKVLDIPYAARLCAHEFVASAPQGTRALDIAKALLDRGFHAPTIYFPLIVHECIMAEPTETESKETLDSFVQALEDIMLVAKSDPQALLDAPVTLPARRMDETAAARNMILTEDMA; the protein is encoded by the coding sequence GTGAAAACCATATTCGCAAAATCCGTGCCCGGTCGCAGCGCCTTTTGCTTAGAATCCGACGCCCCCAAGGCTGCGGACATGCTGCCCGCTGGCTTGCTGCGCAAGGAAGAGCCCCGTTTGCCCCAATGCTCCGAACTGGACGTGGTGCGCCATTTTACCGGGCTTTCCAAACTCAACTATTGTGTGGACGCCAATTTCTATCCGCTTGGCTCCTGCACAATGAAGTACAACCCCAAGTTCACGGAGTATGTGGCCTCGCTGCCCGGCTTTACGCGTCTGCACCCCATGCTCGCCCAACTGGGCAGCGGCGTTGGCTGCACCCAGGGCGCGCTTGAGTGCGTGTATCAGGCCGAAAACCTGCTCTGCGAACTCACCGGCATGAAGGCCTTTACCCTGCAGCCCATGGCAGGGGCCAACGGCGAGTTCGTGGGCGTCAAGCTCATCGCCGCCTACCACAAGGCCAAGGGCCGTAACCGCCAAAAAATACTCATTCCCGACGCCGCCCACGGCACCAACCCCGCTTCGGCGGCTCTGGCGGGCTTTGAGACCATCAATATCGAATCCCGCGACGGCATGGTTGACCCCGATGCCATCGTGGCCGCCATCCAGAAGCACGGCGAAGACGTGGCGGGCCTCATGATGACCTGCCCCAACACGCTGGGACTTATGGAAGTGCATCTGCCCCGCATCGTGGCGGAACTGCGCAAGATCGACGCCCTGCTGTACTATGACGGCGCCAACATGAACGCCATCATGGGCAAGATGCGCGTGGGCGACGTGGGCTTTGACGTGGTGCACCTCAACGTGCACAAAACCCTGTCCACCCCGCACGGCGGCGGCGGCCCCGGCGCCGGGCCCGTTGGCGTGGGCGAGCGCCTCATTCCCTTCCTGCCCGCCCCGCGCGTGCGCAAGGGGCCGGACGGCATGTTCACCCTTGATTACAACGTGCCGCAGTCCATCGGCTATATGGGGCCTTTCTACGGCAGCTTCGGCATACTGATTCGTGCGCTTGCCTACATGATGCGCCTCGGAGCCGAAGGGCTCACCAGAGCTTCGGAATACGCGGTGCTCAACGCCAACTATCTGAAAAAGCGTCTGGAAAAAGTCCTGGACATCCCCTATGCCGCACGGCTGTGCGCTCACGAGTTCGTGGCCTCCGCGCCTCAGGGAACCCGCGCACTGGATATAGCCAAAGCCCTGCTGGACCGTGGTTTCCACGCGCCCACCATCTACTTCCCGCTGATCGTCCATGAGTGCATCATGGCCGAACCCACGGAAACGGAAAGCAAGGAAACCCTGGACTCCTTTGTGCAGGCTCTGGAAGACATCATGCTCGTGGCCAAGAGCGACCCGCAGGCCCTGCTGGACGCTCCCGTGACCCTGCCCGCGCGCCGCATGGACGAAACGGCGGCGGCCCGCAACATGATCCTTACGGAAGATATGGCGTAA